Proteins found in one Enterococcus sp. 9D6_DIV0238 genomic segment:
- the deoD gene encoding purine-nucleoside phosphorylase: MSVHIEAKTGEIADKILLPGDPLRAKYIAETFLENPVCYNQVRGMLGYTGTYKGERVSVQGTGMGMPSATIYAHELINSYGVKKLIRVGTCGSISEKVKIRDLVIAQAAATPSSMIRNDFPKYDFPQIASFDMLLKSYTVAKDKGFTTHVGNVLSDDVFYKESMDEVFKLGKLGVLAIEMEAAALYYLAAKFDVQALAIMTVSDSLVTGEETTAEERQTTFNDMIEVGLETALYS; this comes from the coding sequence ATGAGTGTTCATATCGAGGCAAAAACAGGTGAGATCGCAGATAAAATTTTATTACCAGGAGATCCGTTGCGTGCAAAATACATTGCGGAAACCTTTTTAGAAAATCCAGTTTGTTATAACCAAGTAAGAGGAATGCTGGGCTATACAGGAACTTACAAAGGTGAACGCGTTTCTGTTCAGGGGACGGGAATGGGGATGCCTTCTGCTACGATTTACGCCCATGAATTGATCAATTCTTACGGTGTGAAAAAATTGATTCGTGTAGGAACATGCGGTTCGATTTCTGAGAAAGTCAAAATTAGAGATTTAGTGATTGCTCAAGCAGCGGCAACACCCTCATCAATGATCCGCAATGATTTTCCTAAATATGATTTTCCGCAAATCGCAAGTTTTGATATGCTGTTAAAATCATATACAGTGGCAAAAGACAAAGGCTTTACAACTCATGTGGGTAATGTATTGTCTGATGATGTGTTTTACAAAGAAAGTATGGACGAAGTCTTTAAACTTGGAAAATTAGGAGTTCTTGCTATTGAAATGGAAGCGGCGGCGTTGTATTATTTAGCGGCTAAATTTGATGTGCAGGCTTTAGCGATCATGACTGTTAGTGATAGTTTAGTAACTGGAGAAGAGACAACCGCTGAAGAACGTCAAACGACATTCAATGATATGATTGAAGTAGGATTGGAGACAGCACTTTATAGCTAA
- a CDS encoding iron-containing alcohol dehydrogenase translates to MDNFRFYVPTDIRFGQDRLETELTGVLDTYGKNVLLVYGGGSIKKNGLYDQVTDLLNANGNTIVELSGVEPNPRIETVRKGVALCLEHHVDVILAVGGGSTIDCSKVIAAGFFSEEDPWEIVLGRRGYQGEALPIVTILTLAATGSEMNAGAVISNMATNQKLGVGGPAMMPKVSFLDPANTFTVPAYQTAAGSADILSHLFESYFNVTEGTDVQDFISEGLMRSVIKHCPIALKEPNNYDSRANLMWASSLALNGLTRGGKHGVWSCHAMEHELSAFYDITHGIGLAILTPRWMAYVLSEQTVDKFAQFAKNVWDITEADKMTAAKQGVQATYDYFKACGIPMTLPEVGIESEKFSEMAKQAVEHSTIKTDAFVPLAEKDVEAIYQACLTESTFI, encoded by the coding sequence ATGGATAATTTTCGTTTTTATGTACCAACAGATATTCGTTTTGGTCAAGATCGTCTTGAAACTGAACTGACTGGTGTTTTAGATACGTATGGAAAAAATGTGCTATTAGTTTATGGCGGCGGCAGTATCAAGAAAAATGGATTATATGATCAAGTGACGGACTTACTAAATGCAAATGGAAATACAATCGTTGAGTTAAGCGGTGTAGAGCCGAATCCCCGAATCGAAACGGTTCGTAAGGGTGTTGCTTTGTGCCTCGAACATCACGTAGATGTGATTTTGGCTGTGGGCGGCGGTTCGACGATCGATTGCTCCAAAGTGATTGCCGCAGGTTTCTTCAGTGAAGAAGATCCGTGGGAGATCGTTTTAGGTAGAAGAGGTTATCAAGGAGAAGCATTGCCGATCGTGACGATTTTAACACTTGCAGCTACAGGAAGTGAAATGAATGCTGGTGCGGTGATTTCTAACATGGCGACGAATCAAAAACTCGGTGTTGGTGGTCCGGCGATGATGCCGAAAGTTTCCTTCCTTGACCCTGCAAATACGTTTACGGTTCCTGCTTATCAAACGGCAGCGGGCTCTGCAGATATTTTAAGTCATTTGTTTGAAAGCTATTTCAATGTGACAGAAGGAACGGATGTTCAAGATTTTATTTCGGAAGGCTTGATGCGTTCAGTAATCAAGCATTGTCCGATCGCTTTAAAGGAACCGAATAATTATGATTCCCGTGCTAATTTAATGTGGGCGAGTAGTTTAGCTTTGAATGGATTGACACGTGGCGGAAAACACGGCGTTTGGTCTTGCCATGCGATGGAACATGAATTAAGTGCGTTTTACGACATTACGCATGGCATTGGTTTGGCTATTTTGACACCGCGCTGGATGGCCTATGTATTGTCTGAACAAACAGTAGACAAGTTCGCGCAGTTTGCGAAGAATGTCTGGGATATCACGGAAGCAGATAAAATGACAGCGGCCAAGCAAGGGGTTCAAGCGACATATGACTATTTTAAAGCCTGTGGTATTCCGATGACCTTGCCGGAAGTAGGGATCGAATCTGAGAAGTTTTCTGAAATGGCCAAACAGGCAGTGGAGCATAGTACGATCAAAACAGACGCCTTTGTTCCTTTGGCTGAAAAGGATGTTGAAGCGATTTATCAAGCCTGCTTAACAGAGTCTACTTTTATCTAA
- a CDS encoding 2,3-diphosphoglycerate-dependent phosphoglycerate mutase: MPKLVFSRHGLSEWNALNQFTGWVDVDLAPEGIEEAKEGGRKIKEAGIEFDIAFTSVLTRAIKTCNLILENSDQLWVPQVKSWRLNERHYGKLQGLNKKETAEKYGDDQVHIWRRSYDTLPPLLETTDPGSAANDRRYAMLDKRDVPGGENLKVTLERALPFWQDEIAPALLDNKTVLVAAHGNSLRALAKHIEGISDEDIMDLEIPTGQPLVYELNDDLTVAKKYYL, from the coding sequence ATGCCAAAATTAGTTTTTTCTCGTCATGGACTTAGTGAATGGAATGCATTGAACCAATTTACAGGTTGGGTAGATGTGGACTTAGCACCTGAAGGAATCGAAGAAGCCAAAGAAGGCGGACGCAAAATCAAAGAAGCTGGAATCGAATTCGATATTGCTTTCACTTCAGTTTTAACTCGCGCAATCAAAACATGTAACTTGATCTTGGAAAACTCAGATCAATTATGGGTACCACAAGTAAAATCTTGGCGCTTAAACGAACGTCATTATGGTAAATTACAAGGTTTGAATAAAAAAGAAACTGCTGAAAAATATGGAGACGACCAAGTACACATTTGGCGTCGTTCTTACGACACTCTTCCTCCATTATTGGAAACAACAGATCCAGGTTCTGCAGCAAACGATCGTCGTTATGCTATGTTAGACAAACGCGATGTACCAGGCGGAGAAAACTTAAAAGTAACCTTGGAACGTGCGTTACCTTTCTGGCAAGATGAAATCGCTCCTGCTTTATTAGATAACAAAACTGTTTTAGTTGCAGCACACGGTAACTCACTACGTGCCTTGGCTAAACATATCGAAGGTATTTCAGATGAAGATATCATGGATCTTGAAATCCCAACAGGTCAACCACTTGTTTATGAATTAAACGATGACCTAACAGTCGCTAAAAAATACTACTTGTAA
- a CDS encoding recombinase family protein, with amino-acid sequence MKLIGYARTTIIDNDLDAQINTLTNFGCDEIHHESFDVIDEKQLTSELETVLSKLQPDDTLVICSLNRLGRSTRQLTELTQEFKGSGIHLVSLDDEIDTREPMGEIYFKMMNSLAHMECNLIKERTLVGLNNARKKGKIGGRPKIDDRTVKRIRHLYHEKRETIQFIASKCNVSIGTCYKYINLSENEAAKLSQ; translated from the coding sequence ATGAAATTAATTGGTTATGCACGAACAACGATTATTGACAATGATTTAGATGCCCAGATCAACACCTTGACTAACTTTGGTTGTGACGAGATCCATCATGAATCTTTTGATGTTATTGATGAAAAGCAATTGACCTCTGAATTAGAAACGGTCTTGAGCAAACTACAGCCAGACGACACTCTTGTCATTTGCTCTTTAAACCGTTTAGGTCGCTCTACTCGTCAATTAACTGAGCTTACACAAGAATTCAAAGGTTCTGGTATCCACTTAGTCAGCTTGGATGACGAAATCGATACACGTGAACCTATGGGTGAAATCTATTTCAAGATGATGAACAGCTTGGCACACATGGAATGCAACCTGATCAAAGAACGGACACTTGTTGGCCTAAACAACGCGCGTAAAAAAGGCAAGATCGGCGGTCGCCCTAAAATAGATGACCGAACAGTTAAACGTATTCGGCATTTGTATCATGAAAAGCGCGAAACGATTCAATTCATTGCCTCAAAATGCAATGTTTCGATCGGCACTTGCTATAAATACATTAATTTATCGGAGAATGAAGCAGCAAAGCTCTCTCAATAA
- the rpiA gene encoding ribose-5-phosphate isomerase RpiA, which produces MNLKQMAGIEAAKYVEDGMIVGLGTGSTAKFMVDEVGRRIKEEGLSITGVTTSKETERQAQSLGIPLKSIDDVPYVDLTIDGADEISADFQGTKGGGAALLFEKIVATYSKKCIWIVDESKMVEKLGKFPLPVEVVPYGSQQLLHLFEKKGYSPVLRTAADDSTVITDGGHYIIDLHLQKIEDPIALGTYLDQLVGVVEHGLFLDVVTTVIVGGENGPKTIEVSR; this is translated from the coding sequence ATGAATCTTAAGCAAATGGCAGGAATCGAAGCAGCAAAATATGTAGAAGACGGTATGATCGTAGGATTAGGTACGGGATCTACTGCAAAGTTTATGGTTGACGAAGTCGGACGGCGAATCAAAGAAGAAGGGTTGTCGATCACAGGTGTAACGACTTCTAAAGAGACAGAACGTCAAGCTCAGAGTTTAGGGATCCCTTTAAAGAGTATCGATGATGTCCCTTATGTCGATTTGACCATCGACGGAGCAGATGAGATCAGTGCTGATTTCCAAGGAACTAAAGGCGGCGGAGCTGCACTTTTATTTGAAAAGATCGTTGCGACCTATTCAAAAAAATGCATTTGGATCGTTGACGAATCAAAAATGGTGGAGAAATTAGGAAAATTCCCATTACCAGTAGAAGTTGTTCCCTATGGCAGTCAACAATTGCTTCACTTATTTGAGAAGAAAGGCTATTCACCTGTTTTACGTACAGCAGCTGATGATAGCACTGTTATTACAGATGGCGGACATTACATCATCGATCTTCATCTACAGAAAATCGAAGATCCGATTGCTCTAGGTACTTACTTGGATCAACTTGTTGGAGTTGTTGAACACGGATTGTTCCTTGATGTTGTGACAACAGTCATTGTTGGCGGTGAAAACGGTCCAAAAACAATTGAGGTATCACGCTAA
- the rpsL gene encoding 30S ribosomal protein S12 → MPTINQLVRKPRKSKVEKSNSPALNKGYNSFKKSQTNVNSPQKRGVCTRVGTMTPKKPNSALRKYARVRLSNLIEVTAYIPGIGHNLQEHSVVLLRGGRVKDLPGVRYHIVRGALDTAGVTDRKQSRSKYGTKMPKAAK, encoded by the coding sequence ATGCCTACAATTAATCAATTAGTACGTAAACCTCGTAAATCAAAGGTGGAAAAATCTAATTCACCAGCGTTGAACAAAGGATATAATAGCTTCAAGAAATCTCAAACGAACGTAAACTCACCACAAAAGCGTGGGGTTTGTACTCGTGTGGGAACGATGACACCTAAAAAACCGAACTCAGCTTTACGTAAATATGCCCGTGTTCGTTTGTCTAACTTAATCGAAGTAACAGCTTATATCCCAGGGATCGGTCACAACTTACAAGAACATAGCGTGGTTTTACTACGTGGTGGACGTGTAAAAGACTTACCAGGGGTACGTTATCATATCGTACGTGGTGCGCTTGATACAGCCGGCGTTACTGATCGTAAACAAAGCCGCTCTAAATATGGTACTAAAATGCCTAAAGCAGCTAAATAA
- the rpsG gene encoding 30S ribosomal protein S7, translated as MPRKGPVAKRDVLPDPIYNSKLVTRLINRVMVDGKRGIAANIIYNSFDIIKESTGNDPLEVFEQAMKNVMPVLEVKARRVGGSNYQVPVEVRPERRTTLGLRWVVNYARLRGEHTMEQRLAKEIMDAANNTGASVKKREDTHKMADANRAFAHYRW; from the coding sequence ATGCCTCGTAAAGGTCCTGTTGCAAAACGTGATGTTTTACCAGATCCAATTTATAACTCAAAATTAGTAACTCGCTTGATCAACCGTGTAATGGTTGACGGTAAACGCGGGATTGCTGCTAATATCATCTATAATTCATTTGATATCATCAAAGAATCTACAGGTAACGATCCATTGGAAGTTTTCGAACAAGCAATGAAAAACGTTATGCCTGTCCTAGAAGTTAAAGCTCGCCGTGTCGGTGGTTCTAACTATCAAGTGCCGGTTGAAGTTCGTCCAGAACGTCGTACAACTTTAGGTCTTCGTTGGGTTGTTAACTACGCTCGTTTGCGTGGAGAACACACAATGGAACAACGTCTAGCGAAAGAAATCATGGATGCAGCCAATAACACTGGTGCTTCTGTTAAAAAACGTGAAGACACACATAAAATGGCTGATGCTAACCGTGCGTTCGCACACTATCGTTGGTAA